The following are from one region of the Malassezia vespertilionis chromosome 4, complete sequence genome:
- the ARG3 gene encoding ornithine carbamoyltransferase (EggNog:ENOG503NVQB; COG:E), whose protein sequence is MSRLGFLSKLSPIAHWYGGARGFASSAHVRRAPSLITLGDLSVPELDALLQRASHFKKTVKTHALGPGAIEHTMANKTIAIMFTKRSTRTRVASETSVVTLGGHPMFLAPSDIQLGVNESLIDTSRVISSMVDGIMARVGAHEEIETLAEHSSVPVINALSSRFHPTQILADLLTLLEDNSKPGEPLPSLSRLNGLKVAWVGDSNNILNDILACYPRIGMDVSVAAPAGDAYAKDPVVWDMMQRGLTSLPAGEPKGKVDWCHSPEQAVHKANYVVTDTWVSMGDENSKAQRMQDFNGFQITEALCKRGKADPDWRFMHCLPRKAEEVDDEVFYGPRSLVFPEAENRKWTAMACFDWLFGQIPLV, encoded by the exons ATGAGTCGGCTTGGCTTCCTGTCGAAGCTCTCGCCCATTGCACACTGGTACGGTGGTGCACGCGGATTTGCATCGTCCGCACATGTTCGCCGCGCCCCCTCTCTAATTACGCTTGGCGATCTCTCTGTGCCTGAGCTGGATGCGTTGttgcagcgtgcgtcgcATTTCAAAAAAACGGTCAAAACCCACGCTCTTGGGCCTGGCGCAATTGAGCACACCATGGCAAACAAGACTATAGCAATCATGTTTACGAAGCGCAGTACCCGCACGCGTGTGGCAAGCGAGACAAGTGTAGTCACTCTTGGCGGCCACCCCATGTTCCTTGCCCCGTCCGATATTCAGCTGGGTGTGAATGAAAGCCTGATTGATACTAGCCGCGTAATAAGCTCCATGGTTGATGGTATTATGGCACGGGTCGGTGCTCATGAGGAGATTGAG ACACTTGCCGAACATTCTAGCGTCCCTGTTATCAATGCGCTCTCGAGCAGGTTCCATCCCACTCAGATTCTTGCCGATTTGCTTACCTTGCTTGAGGATAACAGCAAGCCAGGGGAGCCGCTTCCTTCTTTGTCGCGGCTTAATGGCCTCAAAGTCGCGTGGGTGGGCGACTCGAACAATATTCTCAACGATATTCTAGCATGCTACCCCCGGATTGGCATGGACGTAAGTGTTGCCGCGCCAGCGGGAGATGCCTACGCAAAAGATCCTGTTGTGTGGGACATGATGCAGCGCGGTCTCACCTCGCTCCCGGCTGGCGAGCCCAAAGGCAAGGTCGATTGGTGCCACAGCCCCGAGCAGGCTGTCCACAAGGCCAACTATGTTGTCACCGATACATGGGTTTCTATGGGAGATGAGAACTCCAAGGCACAGCGTATGCAAGACTTTAACGGCTTCCAAATCACCgaagcgctgtgcaagcgcggcaaggcggACCCCGATTGGAGGTTTATGCACTGTCTCCCTAGGAAAGCAGAGGAAGTTGACGACGAGGTTTTTTACGGACCGCGTTCTCTTGTATTTCCTGAAGCTGAGAATCGGAAATGGACTGCCATGGCATGTTTCGACTGGTTGTTTGGTCAGATACCGCTGGTTTAG
- the smc6 gene encoding RNA helicase (BUSCO:EOG092608RH; EggNog:ENOG503NXHE; COG:L), which translates to MSKRRSEREEEDDLAFFSKHARMNTPSDDGGVNEEAAADQASNTARLAPLSPPFDPLDGSSMGIIERVDMINFMCHCNLSINLGPRMNFIIGHNGSGKSAILTALTIALGGKASTTNRGSSIRDLIREGASAAEVRVHIRNRGPDAFRPALYGAEITVERRILADGSGSWKMRGEHGKIISTKREELDAICDHANIQVDNPMNILTQDSARQFLGNAAPEEKYSFFLRGTQLTQLAQEYEMIQVNIQRMKRVLARTQEVLPDLEHEAREANARWRLVEQARREQDKLNSLKDELVWSQVIAKEQQLAQAAEDLERERTKHRALQRKQEEDRKRASALDERIASLEQRNTESSERETHLQEQRAAVMHTVKEHRNMLTSIKAQEKEVNHQAERVRQTMQHFQRQIDAESRKLEQDCRAVRQGQESRRDACIEQRIENEMLQVQCAETVEELELKQQSLGEKRSAMRAERNVMDEKAAHLQQFIRRCVDAASNRITAFGGRAMPQVLAEIDKEPRWHTKPLGPIGLHMRLRDQRWAPVMEAVLNDALNAFCVTDHHDRAMLSRILQRYDVRSQIFTAAPDLFEYVHGEPDSDILTVLRALEVDDEYIVRALITGLEIEKCALVRQRAEGDALLRRNPRNVIRCYSMDLFRLTGGARGSATQTLNRATGAPRLVTDTSVQISEARTSLEHIAAAQGAHEDQLRAMSAEERALHTQLAKKREEHAALRAAHRTLRTNIAQIEEEMREDEPANMAALEEARDDAEQEMARIVEQFKELENQKETQEDALAPHAARAENLREQIDILGSEHRDMETELQSIFSERVKLRRNDEYWTGQIQTKEAAMKAAEQAEATLASLIDEWTQQALEYCARVETRRSAEALERQIDTIERQLADAESHSDMRLEEVVLDLRTKKKAYQDAQRQIENLCATIGILDTAIHTRLEKWHYFRRIVAIRARTNFSQYLQTRGFSGSLHFDHNAQTLDLRVQTDDSARMHDKDPKSLSGGEKSFSTICLLLSLWQAIGCPIRCLDEFDVFMDAVNRKVSMKMIIDAAKSSPDVQYVLITPQNMSNVSLGPEVQVHRMRDPERNVS; encoded by the exons ATGTCCAAGCGGCGgagcgagcgcgaagaggaGGATGATCTTGCCTTTTTC TCAAAACATGCGAGGATGAATACACCTTCTGACGATGGTGGTGTAAACGAAGAGGCGGCTGCCGACCAAGCATCAAACACCGCGCGTCTCGCTCCACTTTCTCCCCCCTTTGACCCGCTGGATGGCTCGAGCATGGGCATCATTGAGCGTGTGGACATGATCAATTTCATGTGCCATTGCAATCTGAGCATTAATCTTGGGCCTCGCATGAATTTCATTATCGGCCACAACGGCAGTGGAAAGAGTGCAATTTTAACAGCGCTCACcattgcgctcggcggcaaAGCGAGCACAACGAACCGCGGGAGCAGTATCCGCGATCTTATTCGAGAAGGTGCTAGTGCTGCAGAAGTGCGCGTGCATATCCGGAACAGAGGCCCTGACGCCTTCCGTCCAGCCCTGTACGGCGCGGAAATTACtgtcgagcggcgcatccttgcGGATGGGAGTGGGTCGTGGAAGATGCGTGGTGAGCACGGCAAGATCATTTCAACGAAGCGCGAAGAGTTGGATGCAATATGTGATCATGCCAACATCCAAGTGGACAACCCAATGAACATTCTCACCCAAGACAGCGCACGCCAATTTCTCGgcaacgctgcgcccgAGGAAAAGTACAGCTTCTTTTTacgcggcacgcagcttacgcagcttgcgcaagagtACGAGATGATCCAAGTGAACATACAGCGCATGAAGCGCGTGCTTGCAAGAACACAGGAAGTGCTGCCAGATTTGGagcacgaggcgcgcgaagcgaATGCACGATGGCGTCTtgtcgagcaagcgcgacgcgagcAGGATAAGTTGAACAGTCTTAAAGATGAGCTGGTATGGAGCCAAGTGATTGCAAaagagcagcagctcgcccaAGCCGCGGAAGacctcgagcgcgagcgcaccAAGCATCGCGCCTTACAGCGCAAACAAGAAGAAGATCGTAAGCGCGCCAGTGCGCTGGATGAAAGGATTGCCTCGCTGGAACAGCGCAACACGGAATcgagcgagcgcgaaaCGCATCTgcaagagcagcgcgctgctgtgaTGCATACTGTTAAAGAACATCGCAACATGCTCACCAGCATCAAGGCACAAGAAAAGGAAGTGAACCACCAGGCAGAACGCGTCCGGCAAACAATGCAGCATTTTCAGCGCCAAATCGATGCAGAATCGCGCAAGCTAGAACAAGATTGCcgtgcagtgcgccaaGGACAAGAGTCACGACGCGATGCATGTAtagagcagcgcatcgagaaTGAGATGCTTCAAGTGCAATGTGCCGAGACAGTCGAGGAGCTTGAATTGAAGCAACAATCGTTGGGCgaaaaaagaagcgcaatgcgcgcagagcgcaaCGTAATGGACGAAAAGGCTGCGCACTTGCAGCAATTTATCCGGCGCTGTGTAGACGCGGCGTCAAACCGCATCACTGCGTTTGGCGGTCGCGCTATGCCGCAGGTGCTTGCAGAGATTGACAAAGAGCCACGCTGGCATACAAAGCCGCTCGGGCCGATTGGGTTGCacatgcgcttgcgcgaccAGCGCTGGGCGCCCGTCATGGAAGCTGTGCTCAATGACGCGCTCAATGCTTTTTGTGTGACCGACCACCATGACCGAGCAATGCTCTCGCGCatcttgcagcgctacgaTGTGCGCTCCCAAATCTTTACTGCCGCACCCGACCTGTTTGAGTATGTACACGGCGAGCCCGACAGTGATATATTgacggtgctgcgcgcgctggaagtGGACGATGAGTACATTGTCCGTGCGCTCATTACGGGCTTGGAAATTGAAAAGTGCGCGCTTGTCCGCCAGCGTGCAgaaggcgatgcgctgctgcgtcgcaACCCACGCAACGTGATTCGGTGCTACTCGATGGATCTCTTTCGTCTCACGGGTGGAGCCAGAGGCAgtgcgacgcagacgcTCAACAGGGCAActggcgcaccgcgcttAGTCACCGATACGAGCGTGCAGAtcagcgaggcgcgcacgtcTCTGGAACACATCGCAGCagcccaaggcgcgcacgaAGATCAACTGCGTGCCATGAGCGCCGAAGAACGTGCGCTCCACACACAGCTTGCCAAAAAGCGCGAAGAGCATgctgccttgcgcgctgcacaccgcaCCTTGCGTACCAACATTGCACAAATCGAGGAAGAGATGCGCGAGGATGAGCCGGCGAATATGGCAGCTCTCGAAGAAGCACGGGACGACGCCGAGCAGGAaatggcgcgcattgtcgAGCAATTCAAAGAGCTGGAAAACCAAAAAGAAACGCAAGAggatgcacttgcgccgcacgcagcgcgcgcagaaaatctgcgcgagcaaatcGATATTTTAGGTTCCGAGCACCGCGACATGGAGACGGAACTGCAGAGCATCTTTTCGGAGCGCGtcaagctgcggcgcaacgaCGAGTACTGGACGGGCCAGATCCAGACAAAAGAAGCGGCGATGAAAGCAGCCGAGCAGGCAGAAGCCacgcttgcgtcgcttATTGATGAGTGGACACAGCAAGCGCTTGAATATTGCGCCCGCGTAgaaacgcggcgcagcgccgaagCGCTTGAGCGCCAGATCGACACGATTGAGCGCCAGCTCGCGGATGCAGAGTCGCATTCAGACATGCGCTTAGAAGAGGTCGTGCTGGACCTTCGTaccaaaaaaaaagcataccaggatgcgcagcgccagaTCGAGAACCTTTGTGCTACTATTGGCATTCTTGACACCGCCATCCATACGCGCCTTGAAAAATGGCACTATTTCCGCCGAATCGTTGCGattcgcgcacgcaccaaCTTTTCCCAGTATCTCCAAACGCGCGGCTTTTCCGGCTCGCTGCATTTTGACCATAATGCGCAGACGTTAGATTTGCGTGTGCAAACCGACGAtagcgcgcgcatgcacgaCAAGGACCCCAAGTCCTTGTCGGGCGGCGAAAAGTCGTTTTCGACCATTTGCCTGCTGCTTTCCTTATGGCAGGCCATTGGATGTCCGATCCGATGCCTCGACGAGTTTGACGTATTCATGGATGCGGTAAACAGGAAGGTGTCTATGAAAATGATT ATCGACGCTGCAAAGTCCTCGCCGGATGTGCAATACGTGCTTATCACGCCGCAAAACATGTCGAATGTGTCGCTAGGGCCAGAAGTCCAAGTACATCGCATGCGCGATCCCGAAAGGAATGTTTCCTAG
- a CDS encoding uncharacterized protein (COG:G; EggNog:ENOG503NUAZ), producing the protein MRYIAWLGVKCKVFNLASVRREMTGEMRGKLDGHLGAGSNDPRAAVLRAEVQEEAERQIEAFFEGGGQVAIYDASNSNSKSREEIRQRFMLLQVQIMFIECMCDDQAMVNRNIRFIYQFSPDYAGWVWEDVQRNFEARILQNELCYEPIENATFPHIQLLNFGERIVVNNNAGYLQNRLVFFLMNVHNRERKIYFARAGEALIEHSYKADAELSSLGLDYANALATFVSNLHEHTLDMTEEKAHISQRHTVSWLHGVKKQSLEHEEKEEKRGLEVWCSTRKRSVLTAEPFRKLGYKVLEHTRLAEMNPGVVDGLSQAEILHRFPGSVEQREKDPYSFRFPRAESYHDLAIRLEPIIFELERTRDDMLIIGQSSVLRCLIAYLQGNKPSQIPFIQVREGDLVEIQPQPFGVSSRVFSFWDPKKKRVERDIEFATRTAFAMAREESSGKDVDIDQVLKDVKEFALRSGPAA; encoded by the exons ATGCGGTACATTGCATGGCTTGGCGTCAAGTGCAAGGTGTTCAATCTTGCAAGTGTGCGGCGTGAGATGACTGGCGAGATGCGTGGGAAACTGGATGGTCATTTAGGGGCTGGCAGCAACGatccgcgagctgcagtGCTAAGAGCCGAGGTTCAAGAGGAGGCGGAACGGCAAATCGAGGCGTTTTTCGAGGGCGGCGGCCAGGTTGCTATTTACGATGCCAGCAACAGTAATAGCAAGAGCCGCGAGGAGATACGCCAGCGGTTTATGTTGCTGCAAGTGCAAATTATGTTTATTGAGTGCATGTGTGACGACCAGGCCATGGTGAATCGCAACATCCGGTTCATTTACCAGTTCAGCCCGGACTATGCGGGGTGGGTTTGGGAAGACGTACAGCGCAATTTCGAAGCGCGTATTTTGCAAAACGAGCTGTGCTATGAACCGATTGAAAACGCCACGTTTCCCCATATTCAGCTGCTTAATTTTGGGGAGCGCATTGTGGTAAACAACAATGCGGGGTATTTGCAAAACCGTCTTGTGTTTTTTCTCATGAACGTGCACAATCGCGAGCGAAA GATCTATTTTGCAAGGGCTGGCGAGGCGCTTATCGAGCACTCCTACAAAGCCGACGCGGAGCTCTCTTCGCTCGGTCTGGACTATGCAAACGCGCTAGCCACGTTTGTCTCCAATTTGCACGAGCACACACTCGATATGACCGAAGAAAAAGCGCATATTTCGCAGCGACACACCGTCTCCTGGCTTCACGGCGTAAAAAAACAATCTTTAGAGCACGAAGAAAAGGAGGAGAAGCGCGGTTTGGAGGTGTGGTGCTCGACACGCAAGCGCTCTGTTCTCACTGCTGAGCCTTTCCGCAAGCTGGGGTACAAGGTTCTTGAGCACACCCGTCTTGCCGAAATGAACCCGGGCGTCGTGGACGGCTTGTCACAGGCAGAGATCCTGCATCGGTTCCCCGGCTCTGTGGAGCAGCGGGAAAAAGATCCGTATAGTTTTCGCTTTCCCCGCGCGGAGAGCTATCATGACTTGGCTATCCGACTCGAGCCGATCATCTTTGAATTGGAGCGCACAAGGGACGATATGTTGATTATTGGGCAATCGTCTGTGCTCCGCTGCTTGATTGCGTATCTACAAGGAAACAAGCCCTCCCAGATACCCTTTATCCAAGTCCGCGAAGGCGATTTGGTCGAGATTCAGCCTCAGCCTTTTGGCGTTTCCTCGCGTGTATTCTCTTTCTGGGATCcgaaaaagaagcgcgtgGAGAGAGATATCGAgtttgcgacgcgcactGCATTTGCAATGGCAAGGGAGGAGAGTAGCGGGAAAGACGTTGATATTGATCAGGTACTCAAAGACGTCAAGGAGTTTGCATTACGCAGTGGTCCAGCTGCATAA
- the bem46 gene encoding bem46 protein, variant (COG:S; TransMembrane:1 (o12-31i); MEROPS:MER0017242; EggNog:ENOG503NUS2), which yields MTWSGVPFLARVTLATVTLSIASLAGVIYVYQRALIYPSSIPDGSRTTVDAPDMYDLPYKEFRLKTPDGVLLHTYVMLQKGEDDAEEIASQRPTVLMLHANAGNMGHRLPLAVVFYRRLGSNVVMLSYRGYGLSTGDPSEPGLQIDAQTALDWIRANPVLSQTPVIVYGQSIGGAVAINVAARNPNYVRCMILENTFLSMPKLIPSVLPMLAPFTFLCREQWASEEMIQQTPATTPVLFLSGSSDELVPASHMAELYRLCTSKRKEIHLFPGATHNDTCLQPKYFDIIAAFLLKYVIDPDDVELEKESEAHRTVEKVLPKAEL from the exons ATGACCTGGTCCGGTGTGCCGTTTCTCGCGCGTGTGACGCTTGCTACGGTGACGTTGAGTATTGCCTCGCTGGCTGGAGTGATTTATGTGTATCAGCGTGCATTGATCTACCCCTCCTCGATCCCGGATGGATCTCGCACGACTGTGGATGCACCGGACATGTATGACCTGCCGTACAAAGAATTCCGGCTCAAGACGCCCGATGGTGTTTTGCTGCACACGTATGTGATGTTGCAGAAAGGAGAAGATGATGCGGAAGAGATAGCTTCGCAGCGCCCGACTGTTCTCATGCTGCATGCGAATGCCGGGAATATGGGGCATCGACTGCCGCTTGCCGTCGTGTTTTACAGGCGCTTGGGCAGCAATGTCGTGATGCTTTCCTACCGCGGCTACGGCCTCTCTACAGGTGATCCTTCTGAGCCGGGATTACAGATCGACGCACAGACTGCGCTCGACTGGATCCGTGCGAATCCGGTTTTATCGCAAACGCCTGTTATCGTGTACGGGCAGAGCATCGGCGGTGCAGTTGCAATCAacgttgctgcgcgcaatcCCAACTATGTGCGCTGTATGATTTTAGAGAATACATTCCTGAGCATGCCGAAGTTGATCCCGTCTGTGCTGCCGATGCTCGCGCCGTTCACCTTCCTATGCAGGGAGCAGTGGGCGTCGGAAGAGATGATCCAGCAAACCCCTGCAACGACGCCCGTTTTGTTTCTAAGTGGTTCGAGCGACGAGCTCGTTCCAGCTTCCCATATGGCGGAGCTGTACCGTCTATGCACAAGCAAGCGGAAAGAGATACATTTGTTCCCCGGCGCAACACACA ATGATACATGTTTGCAGCCGAAATACTTTGACATCATTGCGGCCTTCCTTCTGAAATACGTCATCGATCCTGACGACGTCGAGTTGGAGAAAGAGAGCGAGGCGCACAGGACCGTCGAAAAGGTCTTGCCAAAGGCTGAGTTGTAG
- a CDS encoding uncharacterized protein (COG:E; EggNog:ENOG503NY0S) — translation MQAHIVGVGAIGTLLASHTRAILRQRQRTEVVGATMFGQNARSAKMAIPPHVVPYMPDASASSLTLHMRDRTYTSGKKVSGIVTAERDGVRMVESGCNVELASAAGPDHVRTFWPDAHGALQEVSGAQATAPIDSLLVTTKADAALGAIRRLVPRITPSTTVVLLQNGMGVLDTLLENLWRDPSLRPNVILASTTHGCYMKKPLHTIHAGFGALFFGIVPSARGGAHGFEQAVHTGLNTHTPLLDIGAIPDTAETRSLRETVALLLSLPLDVHWEPIRAFQLRALRKLVINACINPTTALADCKNGELFGSAPAWDLFQALCTEASQVLEAHARDAKAGEEASELESRYLSSLPLADLLTQTDMQGLPLLDASLKPASLLHEVENVVRNTASNWSSMHQDIKSRRGATEIDYINGYLSDLGP, via the exons atgcaggcgcacatTGTCGGCGTTGGCGCGATTGGGACGCTGCTCGCGAGCCATACGCGGGCAATTTTGCGCCAGCGGCAAAGGACGGAAGTGGTTGGTGCTACAATGTTTGGGCAGAACGCGCGATCGGCAAAGATGGCCATTCCACCGCATGTAGTTCCCTATATGCCCGACGCTTCCGCTTCGTCACTTACTTTGCATATGCGAGATAGGACTTATACAAGCGGCAAAAAAGTGTCTGGAATAGTCACTGCAGAGCGCGATGGAGTGCGGATGGTCGAGTCGGGCTGCAACGTCGAGCTCGCTTCTGCTGCAGGGCCCGACCATGTACGCACATTTTGGCCTgacgcgcacggcgcgctgcaagaggtCAGCGGAGCACAAGCGACAGCACCGATTGATAGTTTACTTGTGACGACCAAGGcagatgcggcgcttggtgcGATCCGACGATTGGTCCCGCGAATCACCCCCTCCACGACCGTGGTCCTGTTGCAGAATGGAATGGGCGTGCTAGATACCCTGCTCGAGAACTTGTGGCGCGATCCCAGCTTGAGGCCGAACGTGATCCTTGCGAGTACGACGCATGGATGCTACATGAAAaagccgctgcacacgatCCACGCTGGCTTTGGCGCTCTCTTTTTCGGAAttgtgccgagcgcccgcggcggtgcgcacggaTTCGAGCAGGCGGTGCATACTGGGCTCAACACACACACCCCATTGCTGGATATAGGCGCGATACCGGATACTGCCGAGACGcgatcgctgcgcgagacaGTGGCCCTCTTGCTTTCCTTGCCGCTGGACGTGCATTGGGAGCCGATTCGTGCGTTTCAGctgcgcgctctgcgcaagctcgtgATCAATGCGTGTATTAATCCGAccacggcgcttgctgaCTGCAAAAATGGCGAGCTGTTTGGCAGCGCACCCGCCTGGGATCTTTTCCAAGCGCTGTGCACAGAAGCAAGCCAGGTCTTGGaagcacacgcgcgcgatgccaaAGCCGGCGAGGAAGCGAGCGAGCTGGAGTCTAGGTACCTCAGCTCGCTCCCCCTCGCGGATTTGCTCACGCAAACGGACATGCAGGgcttgccgctgctcgacgctTCGCTCAAGCCTGCATCACTTTTGCACGAAGTGGAGAATGTGGTGCGCAACACAGCGTCCAACTGGAGCAGCATGCACCAGGACATCAAAAGCAGGCGTGGCGCTACGGAGATCGACTACATTAATGGGTATTTGAGCGATTTGGGCC CCTGA
- a CDS encoding uncharacterized protein (COG:Z; EggNog:ENOG503Q39H): MGKSMRLTFKGDKSNRKRTAQKCDGDISKRPAYTTANDSDAEMYGGDDQAWVPVETPYEITGPCFLYQTNEGTATALFFNAPLGQPETTTVTAPELPVDLAIDGATFAGAEITPQDVHQVWVAHRVAETDKWTLKSAQGTFLGCDQFGSVIAFSEARGPQEEWAVKMVEPAAPGIELGSSTVRGARRGIALQSTYGGWLTLEPKQDGAKRHTLRADDKELQPSSIWDARVQWKYRHEVRRSARPAHQRGAALEHVSIDTEVHLIRSRQAWNAGGRALDTVGSRRALEKAQREGRLSEAMLDRRMKLKSDKFA; this comes from the exons ATGGGCAAATCCATGCGTCTGACGTTTAAGGGCGATAAG TCGAACCGCAAACGCACTGCACAAAAATGTGATGGCGATATATCTAAGCGCCCCGCCTACACCACAGCTAACGACTCGGACGCTGAAATGTACGGCGGCGATGACCAAG CGTGGGTCCCGGTAGAGACTCCCTATGAAATCACTGGACCATGTTTTTTGTACCAGACGAACGAGGGCACAGCGACCGCTTTGTTTTTTAACGCACCACTTGGCCAACCGGAAACGACGACCGTGACTGCCCCCGAGCTTCCCGTAGATCTTGCTATCGACGGTGCAACCTTTGCTGGTGCAGAGATTACACCACAAGATGTACATCAAGTATGGGTTGCGCATCGAGTTGCTGAAACGGACAAGTGGACGCTGAAAAGTGCACAAGGCACGTTCCTTGGGTGCGACCAATTTGGTTCTGTCATTGCATTtagcgaggcgcgcggtCCTCAGGAGGAATGGGCGGTGAAAATGGTGGAGCCCGCGGCACCGGGAATAGAGCTTGGTTCATCCACTGTGCGCGGGGCGCGCCGTGGTATCGCGCTTCAATCTACGTACGGCGGGTGGCTGACACTGGAACCAAAACAGGACGGTGCTAAGCGTCATACGCTGCGAGCAGATGATAAGGAGCTGCAGCCAAGTTCGATTTGGGATGCGCGTGTTCAGTGGAAGTACCGGCATgaggtgcggcgcagtgcgcgacCTGCACATCAGCGTGGAGCGGCATTGGAGCATGTGAGTATCGACACGGAAGTCCATTTGATCCGTTCGAGGCAGGCATGGAATGCAGGTGGCCGAGCGCTGGACACGGTAGGCTCCCGCCGTGCTCTGGAAAAAGCACAGCGCGAAGGTCGACTTAGTGAAGCGATGCTTGATCGCCGCATGAAATTGAAAAGTGACAAGTTTGCATAA